The Ruminococcaceae bacterium BL-4 region TTCTAGAATAGGGCCGCAGGCGTCATAAAGACTGTCGGTATCCGGAAGTTCCGTTAAATCAAGAGAAAGCAGGTCTTTTGGCAGAAAAGCATTTTTGTGGCCGGGCGTATGAAAAGATGACCGTCCTAGAGAAAGATGACGGCGTAATGCGTTATAAAGGGGAGAATCAGCCATCCTTAAAGCTCCTTTCGAAATAAGTAGGGAATTCTAAAAATCAGTTTTGAGGATTGCCATCTGCTGGGGATTCTAATTCGTCCAGTGTGAGTCGATAGCTCGGCAAAAACTCCTCCAAAAAGGCTTCGGCTTCAGGCAGATGCATCGCGTGGATCGAAGAGAGCAGCGTTTCTTTTGCTTTGCTGAATTCCAGACTTCCGGTTCCGGTTTCCTCTGTACATTTGATGAGAGCGCTGAGCTTGTCCGCAGCTTTTACCAGCGGACGCAGTTCCTCATCTCCCGGAGCATCCTGCAGAAAGAGCGTGTGGTAGTCTCCCTGCAGCTCTTTTGGAAGAAGAGAAAGAAGCCTCCCGGCAGCATCATGCTCGACTTCTTTATAAGCAGACTGAATTTTCTGGTTGCCATATTTCACCGGGGTCGGAAGATCACCGGTTAAAATTTCGGTGCAGTCGTGAAAAAGGGCCAGTGTGGCAGCCCGCTCCGGATTGACGTGACCACCGAAACGCCGGTTGCGCAGAAGGCAAAGGGCATGTGCGAGAACGGCAGTTTCATAACTGTGTTCGCAGAGATTTTCGGGGCGGGAGTTACGCATTAGACCCCAGCGGTGAATATATTTCATACGGGAAAGCATCGCAAAAAAATGGAACAAAAGGATTCCTCCTGTCGAAAAAATTCCGCTTAAAGCGGGCGCTTTTATGGTACCACCAACGGAACCAATTTGGCAATGCTTTCAGCTTAAAAAAGCAGAAGAAAAGGGCCCGTATTTTCACAAAAGCTTCCTGGAAACAACGCTTTTTTTTCCTTCAGAATGTGTTATAATATTCCAGTATCAATCATTCTTTTAAGGAGGATTAAGCCTTTGAAGCGCTTGAGTTTAGAACAGAAGCCCTATCTTCTACGTGCGCTGCTCTATGGGATGCTAACGGCGGCAGTGCTTTTTCTTCCATTTATCATTTATGATAAAGGATATTTTTTATTTTACGGTGATTTTAATGTACAGCAGGTACCGTTTTATCAGATGTGTCACGATGCTATCCGCAGCGGAAATGTTAAATGGAGTTGGACAACCGATCTCGGAGCTAATTTTGTTGGATCCTATAGCTTCTATCTTTTGGGGAGTCCCTTCTTTTGGCTGACCATTCCATTTCCAAGCCAAGCAGTACCATATTTGATGGGTCCCCTTTATATTCTGAAATTTGGCTGTGCCGCAATGAATGGTTCTATTTACATACGCCGGTATGTCCATTCTTCAGAAGGCGCGATCCTTGGCGGAATGCTGTATGCTTTTTCCGGATTTGCCGTTTATAATGTGTTTTTTAATCATTTTCATGAAGCGATCGTCTTTTTCCCATTGCTTCTATGGTCTTTGGACGAATACATGTACCACCGTCGACGCGGCGTCTTTGCATTTTTCGTTTTTGTCACGGCTTTCATTAATTATTATTTCTTTGTGGGAATGGTCACTTTCCTCTTGATTTATTGGCTGCTCAGATTCTTTCAAAAAGATTGGAGGATTTCTGCAAGAGACTTTGGATTTTTGGCGCTGGAGGCGGTCTTGGGCGTCCTTTGTGCCTGTGCCATTCTTTTGCCCACGATCCTTTGCATTGTTCAGAATCCGCGTGTCAATAGCCCTTCGCAGGGGTGGTATGCGTTGCTTTATGATAATGAACAGCGGTATCTGCATATTCTTTCCTGCTTTTTCTTCCCTCCGGATCTTCCTGCCCGCGCGAACTTTACACCGGATTCCAACAGCCAATGGGCTTCGCTCGGCGCATGGCTTCCGCTGTTTAGCATGACCGGGGTTATCGCATTTTTACAAAGAAAAAAGAAGAATTGGCTTAAAACTCTGCTTTTTATTCTTTTTTTCATGACAATGGTGCCTGTGCTTAACAGCGCATTCCAACTTTTTAACAGCAGTTATTATGCTCGTTGGTTTTATATGATCACCTTGATGATGAGTCTCGCGACGGTGCAGAGTTTGGAGCTTTCCGATGTGGACTGGCTTAGGGCAATCAAATGGACAATCGGCATCACGCTGGGAATTTCACTGCCAATTGGATTTATGGTGAAAAAAGTTACCAGCGGGGAAGAAGCCACTTGGAGCTACGGACTGGAAAAATATCCGAGTCGGTTCTGGCCGTATGTAGCTATTGCACTTTTGAGCCTGCTTTTGCTGCTCCTTATTTTCCATGAGTATCGGAAAAACCGCCGTCGCTTTATGAAAATGGCGATTTTTGGAGCTGCTTGTATTTCGGTTGTTTATGGCTGGTTCTTTATCACAACAGGAAAAACACAGGGCGATGACACCCACAATGAACTGATTCCCTATGCGTTAAATGGAGGAAAAGATATTAACCTTCCCTATTCAGATATTTTTTCTCGGATAGATGTCTATGATGGAATGGATAATCTGCCGATGTATTGGCAGATGCCGACAATACAGGCTTTTCATAGTATTGTACCGGGAAGTGTGATGGACTTTTATCCTACGATTGGTGTTAAGCGCGATGTTGCCAGCCGTCCGGATACAAAAGTTTATGCGCTGCGCAGTTTTACCAGCTGTCGCTGGCTGTTTGATCCGACTACCCGTGGACAGAATTTTGTGGATTCTGCAACCAATCAAACTCGCATGCCGGGCTGGACTTATATTACGAACGAAAACGGCAGTAATATTTATGAAAATGAATATTTTATTCCAATGGGGTTCAGTTATCAAAAATTCATCACACGCGCGGAATATAATGAACTTTCAGAATCACAGCGTTGTTTGGTCCTGTTAAAGGCGATTGTCCTGCCAGATGATAAAGCAGTTGCCATCGCTCAGCAGAGTGGGCTTACACATTTGGATTCTCCTCAGTTGGCGGATTTCTCTCAGCAGAGCTATTTTAAAGACTGCGTCGAGCGTGCGGCAGGAGCCTGTACATCGTTTACAACCGATAATAATGGATTTTCAGCGGTTGCGAAGTCGAGCACTGACCGGTTGATTTTCTTTAGCGTTCCCTATGAGAGCGGGTGGAGTGCGACCGTAAACGGTCAATCGGCTGAAATTGAAAAAGCCAATATTGGGTTTATGGCGGTTAAAGTACCAGCCGGTGAGGCACAAATTCGGTTTAATTATGAAACCCCCGGTTTAAAGATTGGTGTTCTTCTTTCGATTGCGGGATTTTTAATTTTAGGAGTTTATGTCTTTCGCAGCCGTCAAAGGAAAAGATGGATCGAACAACAAAGAAAATTAGATAAAGGAGTTTAAAAATGCCAACGGTTTATTTTGTAATTCCATGTTATAACGAAGAAGCAGTTTTGCCGGAAACGGTGAAAGAGCTGACAAAAGTTTTAGAAGGAATGGAAGAACATGGCTTAGCAGACCAAAAGAGCCGGATGCTCTTTGTAGATGATGGCAGCCGCGATAAAACGTGGGAGCTGATTTCTAAATATCATGAAGGAAATCATTGGGTGAGCGGGCTGAAGCTTTCTCATAACCGCGGACATCAAAATGCACTGCTTTCTGGATTGATGACAGCGAAAGAAGTAGCAGATTGTGCAATCAGTCTGGATGCCGATTTGCAGGACGATGTAAATGTTCTGCCGCAGTTTGTGCAAAAGTATCTGGAAGGCTGCGATGTGGTTTACGGTGTACGCAATAAGCGTGAGACGGATACTTTCTTTAAAAGGACGACGGCTGAAGGCTTTTATAAGGTCATGCAGAAGCTGGGCGTAGATATTGTGTTTAACCATGCGGATTATCGTTTGATGAGCGCCCGAGCATTGGAAGCACTTTCTGAGTATAAAGAGGTCAATCTTTTCCTACGCGGAATTGTGCCTTTGATTGGGTATAAGAGCGACTATGTCTACTATGACCGTCATGAGCGGTTTGCAGGGGAGAGTAAATATCCGCTGAAAAAGATGATTTCGTTTGCGGTGGATGGGATTACCTCTTTTAGCGTAAAACCACTGAAAATCATTTCAAACTTAGGCATTTTGGTTTCGGTTTTGAGCATTTTTGGATTGCTCTATGCACTGATTTCTCATTTTACAGGGAATGCTGTTTCCGGCTGGACGGCAATTGTCTGTTCTATCTGGCTGCTGGGAGGAATTCAGATGCTGTGTCTTGGCGTAGTTGGTACTTATGTCGGCAAAATTTACAGTGAAGTAAAGGGACGTCCGCGTTTTAAGATCGAAACGCTTCTCGATGACAACACGGATAAAATATGTGGAGATAAACACCAGTGATTTTCAAAAGGGAAAAATAATAGAAAGGAAAGTTTAAAAATTGACAACTATAAAACGATTTAGTAAGAACCCAAAAATAGTTTGTCTGGTTTTTCTGACCTTTTTTATTTGTCTAATGCTTCAGCATTGGCAGGTGTTTTATTATTTTGATGATTTTGGCTATGCAAGTTTAAGCTATCGTTATACGGAGCCAAATGCCAGTGCAATGAATTATAATTTATCACAGATTTTTGATTACCTTGGACACCATTATCAAATTTGGGGTGGAAGGGTTGTTTCATTTTTTCAGTGTATTGTTTTGATGCGCGGGGGGTTGCCTCTTATTAGAACAGTACAGTCTATTGTAATTACGCTGATTTTTGCTTGCATTTATAAAATTAGTCAGACGGATGGTGAAACGAAAAGAACTTTTTTTCTGGCGCTGATGGTGTGTGCACTTTATGGGACCCTGAGTATCTCTGTTCAAGCTGTCGGTACCTATTGGTTTTCGGCTTCTGTACTCTATATTTTTCCATTTTTTTATCTTTTGGTAGGAATGTTGTGTTATAAAAAAGCACTTTTTCAGTACCGTGGGAAAGCAGAATGGAAAAATTATTTTCTAGCAATGTTTTTATTGTTTTTGGCTGCCTTCTCTATGGAACAGAGCGGATTTGCAGCAATTGTTACAGTGGTAGCCTTTTCTGCTTGCGCTCTTTGGAAGAAAAAAGATAAGTCCCTTTTAAAAAAAATTATTCCAATGATATTGGTAACGGTTACAGGTTTTATTATTTTGATAATAGCACCGGGAAATGCCATTCGAAAAGCTCATCCTTTTTATGCGGATTATTATAATCTTCCATTTTTAAATCAAATAAAAGTTAGTTTTACGAGAGTCTTTTATTATACTTATTCTGATAAAACAAAACTGTTTTGTATAGTCTTTTCACTTGCAGCGCTCGGGATGGCGTTTGCTAATGAGGTGCATATTCAATTTCAAAAAGAAGGAAAATTACGCAACTTTTCATGGGTTGTTAATGCCCTTACGATTGGGTTAAGTCTTTTTTACATTTTTCGCGTTTCGTTTATGACGGAAGGAGCCTTTATTTCCAACAGTCAGTTTTTGGATAGTTGTTTGGGCTTCCTTTATACGATTTGTATCTTTTGGTCAGTAACACAATATTTATTTCAAAAAAACACCCATACAGATCTTTTTATCTGGTGTATATTTCTCGGTGGATATGGCTCTATGGCAGTGCTGATGGTTGTTCCAGAATTTACCTATCGGAATCTGCTTTTCTTTTCTTACGCTACATTCCTATTAGTTGCTCGAGTTATATGTGATGCGTTTAGATGGTTGGAGAGAAAAGACTGGAAATTCAATCAATTAGCAATCCTTTTATTTTGTCCGTTGTTGATTTGTTCGGCTGTTAATTTAGTAGATATTTATTTAGGCTATCGTACAAATGGAAAAGTGTTAAAATACGACGAAAGAGTCATGAAACAAGTACAGGAGAAGCGGAAAAATGGACAGGATATTCAAACTGTAAAAATTTTTAAAATTCCTCTTTCAGATTACGGAATTGATACAGCGGTTCCTAACGAATGGACAAGGCAATATTATGGGCTGCCTAAAGAGTTTTATTTTCAATTTGTTGATTATGATGCAAATGAATTTAAACAGGCTGTATCTGATTTGGAAAATTCCAATGGATAATTTATAAAAATCAATTATGCTTTTTAAGATATTTTTTAAAGAAAATCATATAAATTAATACATTAAAGGTTACTCTTTAGGAAAATATGTTTTTTACACGATCAACCATTGAATAAAGGGAGGAGTCCCTATGAGGGAAAAAAGGATAACAGATTTTATTTTTCCGATTGGTCTGCTTGTTTTGAATCTGATGTTGATTGGTTTGCTTTTATGGCCGTCCGCGGCGAAATTATTTGTAAATCCATGGGTGATAGTAGCATTTGTGGGTTATTTTGTACTTTCGTTTTTTTTAACACGGGGGCAGAAGAAAAAACAGACACAAGAAAAAAACATAAAATCAATAAAAATTTTGTATCTGGTGAATGAATGCTTGGGGTTTATTGTTTTAGCGATTTTATTAACAGAACCATACCTCCATTAATCATTGTTGTAATGGAGAAGGCTGTTATAAAAGGGCTATGAAACCTGATCTTATTAGAGAGAGAAGAAATTCTATGCAATAACAATTAGACAAGACAAAAAGTTTATGGTATCTATGTGCGCTGCTCTGCTTTCTTTGCGGGCTTATTTTTGCATGTAGTGCGATGCTTGTAACACTTAAAATGTATTCGATCTCCATTCCAATGGGAAAGGTTGGGATGGTAATTGGCTTAATTGGTGTCATTTTATATTGGATCATAATAGGAGGAGCACCAGCAGCAGCAAACACAAAAGAAAAGCGGGAAAAGTTTAAGCAGGATATATGGGTCAGACGTTCTATATTGTCTTTGAAAATTTGCCTTGAAATTGCGTTGGTAGCGCTCCTAATCCGAAGACCTTAAAGTACATCGTATCTATTTTGCTTTTCAGAGTTTTTAATTAAAATAAAAAACAAAAAAGAAAGGCCGATTAAAAATCGGTCTTTCTTTTTTGCTCGTTAGAGCAGTTTTGAAAAAAATAGAGGAAAAATCGGCAGGCGGTAAAAAGGCCTACCAAGACGTTATCTTGTATTGGGAATGGATATAATCAGACCTTAAACCGGTTTTGTTCAAAATCGGTTTGAATCTCTTTCAAAAGATCCGGAATAGTGAGAATGTCACAGACAGTTCCGGCAAGGGTTTTTGCTCCGACCAAAATGGCCAAATGAGCGTCCTCATTTTTACCGCAGTCCACAAAGGTTTGGGTATGGCTGCTGGTACCGGAAGGAACAAATTTCACACGAATACAACAGCCGGGAACTTTGCTCATTACGTTGCCGAAATCGGTGCTGCCGGTTTTCTCACGGGCGGGGGCGATCCCTGGTGCATGACAGGCTGCCGCATTGGCCATGACGAGATCATTCAGCCGCAAAGCTGGAATTTTGCCCATTAAAGTCTTGGTCTTGACAAATTCGCAGCTCACATCTGCCATCATGGCGGCTCCTTTTATCAGTTTTTCAAATCGTCCACAGACTTCCTGCATCACATCGGTGCTGTAGCTGCGAACGCAGAAGGTGCCGACTGCATGATCCGGAACAACGTTTTCAGGGCCTGGAAGCTGCGCGATCGTGTAATGTAACCGCACGTCGTCTCTCACATGCTCCCGTAAGAACTCTACGCCTTGAAAACTCATCAGAAGCGCATCTAACGCACTGCGGCCGCGTTCCGGAGCAAGTGCCGCATGGGCGCTGACGCCGTGGAAGGTGACCGTGTAATCAGTCAAGGCCATACTTTTTATATCGACACAGGTGTCTGGACCGCCGTGCATCATCAGAGCGACATCAATGTCAGAAAAATATCCGGCGTTCTGTAGACTAACTTTTGCACTGCGCGTTTCTTCCGCGGGGGTGCCATAGACAACGAGAGAGAAGTTTTCACTTGGACATGCTTCTTTTAGCGCAATGGCAGCGGCACAGATGCCGGGGCCCTGCAGATGATGGCCACAGGCGTGTCCCATGCCTGGCAAAGCATCATATTCACACAAAAGTCCGATACGCGGACCGCCGTTTCCGTGGCGATAAACAGCACGAAAGGCGGTGGGCCATTCACCTAAACCGATTTCTACTTCAAAACCATGCTTTTTTAAGTAATCGGTCAGCAGTGCACAGGCTTTTTCTTCATGCCCGTCATATTCCGGATTGTCATGAATAAAATCAGCCATATCAAACAAATTATTACGCTGTTCATCAATAAGTTTATAAAGGGTCTCTTTCATTTTATAGGGCTTCCTTTAAATAAAATATTTAGAAAATTAAAATTACATTGGACCATAATTCATCATTTGGGCGATAACGGCCA contains the following coding sequences:
- a CDS encoding membrane protein of unknown function (Evidence 5 : Unknown function), giving the protein MREKRITDFIFPIGLLVLNLMLIGLLLWPSAAKLFVNPWVIVAFVGYFVLSFFLTRGQKKKQTQEKNIKSIKILYLVNECLGFIVLAILLTEPYLH
- a CDS encoding Peptidase M20 domain-containing protein 2, with the translated sequence MKETLYKLIDEQRNNLFDMADFIHDNPEYDGHEEKACALLTDYLKKHGFEVEIGLGEWPTAFRAVYRHGNGGPRIGLLCEYDALPGMGHACGHHLQGPGICAAAIALKEACPSENFSLVVYGTPAEETRSAKVSLQNAGYFSDIDVALMMHGGPDTCVDIKSMALTDYTVTFHGVSAHAALAPERGRSALDALLMSFQGVEFLREHVRDDVRLHYTIAQLPGPENVVPDHAVGTFCVRSYSTDVMQEVCGRFEKLIKGAAMMADVSCEFVKTKTLMGKIPALRLNDLVMANAAACHAPGIAPAREKTGSTDFGNVMSKVPGCCIRVKFVPSGTSSHTQTFVDCGKNEDAHLAILVGAKTLAGTVCDILTIPDLLKEIQTDFEQNRFKV
- a CDS encoding 5'-deoxynucleotidase PC1_2775 — encoded protein: MFHFFAMLSRMKYIHRWGLMRNSRPENLCEHSYETAVLAHALCLLRNRRFGGHVNPERAATLALFHDCTEILTGDLPTPVKYGNQKIQSAYKEVEHDAAGRLLSLLPKELQGDYHTLFLQDAPGDEELRPLVKAADKLSALIKCTEETGTGSLEFSKAKETLLSSIHAMHLPEAEAFLEEFLPSYRLTLDELESPADGNPQN
- a CDS encoding membrane protein of unknown function (Evidence 5 : Unknown function) yields the protein MTTIKRFSKNPKIVCLVFLTFFICLMLQHWQVFYYFDDFGYASLSYRYTEPNASAMNYNLSQIFDYLGHHYQIWGGRVVSFFQCIVLMRGGLPLIRTVQSIVITLIFACIYKISQTDGETKRTFFLALMVCALYGTLSISVQAVGTYWFSASVLYIFPFFYLLVGMLCYKKALFQYRGKAEWKNYFLAMFLLFLAAFSMEQSGFAAIVTVVAFSACALWKKKDKSLLKKIIPMILVTVTGFIILIIAPGNAIRKAHPFYADYYNLPFLNQIKVSFTRVFYYTYSDKTKLFCIVFSLAALGMAFANEVHIQFQKEGKLRNFSWVVNALTIGLSLFYIFRVSFMTEGAFISNSQFLDSCLGFLYTICIFWSVTQYLFQKNTHTDLFIWCIFLGGYGSMAVLMVVPEFTYRNLLFFSYATFLLVARVICDAFRWLERKDWKFNQLAILLFCPLLICSAVNLVDIYLGYRTNGKVLKYDERVMKQVQEKRKNGQDIQTVKIFKIPLSDYGIDTAVPNEWTRQYYGLPKEFYFQFVDYDANEFKQAVSDLENSNG
- a CDS encoding conserved membrane protein of unknown function (Evidence 4 : Unknown function but conserved in other organisms) — protein: MKRLSLEQKPYLLRALLYGMLTAAVLFLPFIIYDKGYFLFYGDFNVQQVPFYQMCHDAIRSGNVKWSWTTDLGANFVGSYSFYLLGSPFFWLTIPFPSQAVPYLMGPLYILKFGCAAMNGSIYIRRYVHSSEGAILGGMLYAFSGFAVYNVFFNHFHEAIVFFPLLLWSLDEYMYHRRRGVFAFFVFVTAFINYYFFVGMVTFLLIYWLLRFFQKDWRISARDFGFLALEAVLGVLCACAILLPTILCIVQNPRVNSPSQGWYALLYDNEQRYLHILSCFFFPPDLPARANFTPDSNSQWASLGAWLPLFSMTGVIAFLQRKKKNWLKTLLFILFFMTMVPVLNSAFQLFNSSYYARWFYMITLMMSLATVQSLELSDVDWLRAIKWTIGITLGISLPIGFMVKKVTSGEEATWSYGLEKYPSRFWPYVAIALLSLLLLLLIFHEYRKNRRRFMKMAIFGAACISVVYGWFFITTGKTQGDDTHNELIPYALNGGKDINLPYSDIFSRIDVYDGMDNLPMYWQMPTIQAFHSIVPGSVMDFYPTIGVKRDVASRPDTKVYALRSFTSCRWLFDPTTRGQNFVDSATNQTRMPGWTYITNENGSNIYENEYFIPMGFSYQKFITRAEYNELSESQRCLVLLKAIVLPDDKAVAIAQQSGLTHLDSPQLADFSQQSYFKDCVERAAGACTSFTTDNNGFSAVAKSSTDRLIFFSVPYESGWSATVNGQSAEIEKANIGFMAVKVPAGEAQIRFNYETPGLKIGVLLSIAGFLILGVYVFRSRQRKRWIEQQRKLDKGV
- the ykoT gene encoding putative glycosyltransferase (Evidence 3 : Putative function from multiple computational evidences; Product type e : enzyme), which encodes MPTVYFVIPCYNEEAVLPETVKELTKVLEGMEEHGLADQKSRMLFVDDGSRDKTWELISKYHEGNHWVSGLKLSHNRGHQNALLSGLMTAKEVADCAISLDADLQDDVNVLPQFVQKYLEGCDVVYGVRNKRETDTFFKRTTAEGFYKVMQKLGVDIVFNHADYRLMSARALEALSEYKEVNLFLRGIVPLIGYKSDYVYYDRHERFAGESKYPLKKMISFAVDGITSFSVKPLKIISNLGILVSVLSIFGLLYALISHFTGNAVSGWTAIVCSIWLLGGIQMLCLGVVGTYVGKIYSEVKGRPRFKIETLLDDNTDKICGDKHQ
- a CDS encoding protein of unknown function (Evidence 5 : Unknown function), producing the protein MLVTLKMYSISIPMGKVGMVIGLIGVILYWIIIGGAPAAANTKEKREKFKQDIWVRRSILSLKICLEIALVALLIRRP